The following is a genomic window from Candidatus Polarisedimenticolaceae bacterium.
CGGCGTGCCGGAAGGGTCCCTTCCGGCCGACACCGACCTCGCCGTCGTCGCCGGAGGGGACGGGACCTTCCTCTCGGTCGCCCGTGCGGCCGTGCCGCGCGGGATCCCGATCCTCGGCGTGAACTTCGGCGGCCTCGGCTTCATGACGGAGCTCCAGCCCGAGGAGACCTACGCCGGCCTCGAGAAGGTCCTCGCGGGAGACTACGCGGTCGAGGAGCGCACCGTCCTGCGCGTGCGCCCCAAGCGGGGCGGTCGCCGCGCGCAGGAGTACGCGATCCTCAACGACGCCGTCCTCGCCAAGAGCGCGTCGCCGCGCATGCTCTCCCTCGAGCTGCGCATCGACGACGATCTCGTGGCGAAGATCCATGCGGACGGACTCATCGTCTCGACCGCGACCGGCTCGACCGCCTACAACCTCTCGGCCGGCGGACCGATCGTCGACCCGCGGATGCGCGCGTTCGTGGTGACGCCGATCTGCCCGCACACGCTGTCGTACCGGCCGCTCGTCGTGCCCGGCCACGTCTCGATCGAGGTCGTGCTCCGCTCGACCCCCGAGGCCGCGATGCTCACCCTCGACGGGCAGGTCGCGCTGGGGATGAAGCTCCACGACGAGATCCGCATCGACGCCCATCCCAAGCCGGCCAAGCTCGTGCGCGTCGCGCACCGGGGGTTCTTCGAAGTGCTGCACCGCAAGCTCGGCTGGGGGGAGCGATGAACGCTCCCGGAACCAAGCGCCTGCTCCGTAAGGAAGTCCTCGGCTGGTGCGCGTTCGATTTCGCGAACTCCTCCTACACGACCCTCATCACGACGGTCGCCTTCTCCGTGTATTTCACGAACGCGGTCTTCGCCAAGTCGGATCCGCGGGGCGACCTGTACTGGGGACTCGCGGGGATCGCCGTCAACGTCGCCCTGATCCTCACCTCCCCCGTGATGGGCGCGCTGGCCGATTACTCGGGGCGGAAGAAACGATTCCTCGCCGCGACCGTCCTCCAGACCGTCGTGGCGACCGCGCTGCTCGCGACGGTCGGCCCCGGCGACGTGTTCTGGGCCTTCGTCCTCTACGTGGTCGCGAGCATCGGATTCGAGGGCGGGTACGTCTTCTACAACGCCTTCCTCCCCGAGATCAGCGACGACTCCACGGCGGGGAAGATCTCGGCGCTGGCGTGGGGTACCGGGTTCCTCGGGGGCCTCATCTCCCTCCTGGCGTGCCTCTGGTTCATCGCCCGGCCGCTCACCGACCCTTCGACCGGTGCGCTCGACCTCACGGCCGTCGCGCGATTCCGCGGCGCGTTCCTGGTCGTGGCGGCGTTCTTCGCGCTCTTCTCGATTCCGACGTTCCTGTGGCTTCGCGAGCGCCCCTCCGACCGCGCGTTGTCGGGAATCGGGGAGTAC
Proteins encoded in this region:
- a CDS encoding NAD(+)/NADH kinase, which translates into the protein MKARRAAHPPIRRVVVVAKKQASEGLRIADEMAAWFRKRSVRVRFDARTAKALGLKDGVPEGSLPADTDLAVVAGGDGTFLSVARAAVPRGIPILGVNFGGLGFMTELQPEETYAGLEKVLAGDYAVEERTVLRVRPKRGGRRAQEYAILNDAVLAKSASPRMLSLELRIDDDLVAKIHADGLIVSTATGSTAYNLSAGGPIVDPRMRAFVVTPICPHTLSYRPLVVPGHVSIEVVLRSTPEAAMLTLDGQVALGMKLHDEIRIDAHPKPAKLVRVAHRGFFEVLHRKLGWGER
- a CDS encoding MFS transporter; this translates as MNAPGTKRLLRKEVLGWCAFDFANSSYTTLITTVAFSVYFTNAVFAKSDPRGDLYWGLAGIAVNVALILTSPVMGALADYSGRKKRFLAATVLQTVVATALLATVGPGDVFWAFVLYVVASIGFEGGYVFYNAFLPEISDDSTAGKISALAWGTGFLGGLISLLACLWFIARPLTDPSTGALDLTAVARFRGAFLVVAAFFALFSIPTFLWLRERPSDRALSGIGEYASVGFRRVGETLRHLRDYRETAKYILAYVFFFGGVNVVIRFSAIFASKSFGIEGIWLLVLFMSTNLIAFPGTVTAGWIADRIGARRALALTLVLWTGVALIGAFAKGIPMFCLMAAGAAIGMGSTQSIARAYMARLSPRERESEFFGFYVLAGQVGSIVAFLVFGLVSSGSGSQRLAVLWTVPFFVIGLLLVLWIDEARARRDTAPGA